The DNA segment AGACCAGGGAGAAATTAGGGTTCAGGGGACTGAgggtgtgggtgggaggagggacttAGGACCTCATAGGTTTCATGAGCCTGGGATGGCTTCCTATTTtatggatggggaaactgaggctcagtgaagtCAAGGAACTTGCCTAAGGGCTTCTCTTTAGGGGCAGAGCCTAATCTGCTCTTCCTTCCGCACTGAGCCTTACCCGAATGACTCCCAGCCAGGGGAACTGGGGAAGAGGGTGGAGATCTTAGGGTTCCAGGTACAGAAAACGGGGACGCAGATCATAGTCCAGAACATTCTTAGTCCCCAGTCTTTCTCCACATCCCTTCCCtcacctctcctctcttcccaagGTCCCAACACGGAGTGGGGATGATGCTTGCTTTGGTGCCTCGGGATCCAGGTGAAAGGCATTGTTTAACGACCCCAGGCATTCTTGGGCTGAGAGGGGTCATAAGGCATTTATCAGGACGTCCCAGGATTGGGGGGACGGCATTGGGGGATTCTCAGCAGCTTGGTTGGGTGGGTACTGAGAGGGGTGCCAGGGGTTTCCAGGGAACGAGAGCCAGAGGGAAGGTCTGGAGCCGCCGGGAGGCACTACGCTGCCACTCCCTGGGGAGGTGGGAAGGCGGGAAGGCTGTGGGGGATAATTCCGGGGGCGCTGGGCTGAGCTAGgacagcgtgtgtgtgtgtgtgtgtgtgggcggaGGGGGGGAGCTGCACCTCTTGGGGGGTTCGTAGAGCTGTGCTAGGGGAGCTGCAGGGCCGTCGGAGCGCGCGGGGACGGCGGCGGTGGCGCTACCTggaggcgcggtggcgggcaggTGCCCGAACTGCACGGCGATGCAGAGGTCGTTGTCCAGGGGGAACTTGTGGCAGTGCAGCATCTCAGGCCAGGGGAAGCCGTAGGCCTCCATGAGCGGCGCGCAGCCGGCGCGCACGGCCTCGCACAGCGAGCGGCACGGGTAGATGGGCCGGTCGAGACAGACGGGCGCAAAGAGCGAGCACAGGAAGACCTGCGTATCCGAGTGGCAGCGCTTGGCCAGCAGCGGCAGCCAGCTGCTCGCCTGCTGCTTCACTTCGGCCAGGCTCTCGTGCTCCAGCAGGTTGGGCAGCCGCATGCGCTTGTAGCCCACCGTGTGGCAGAGCGGCAGGTCGGCAGGGATGTCAAGGCACTGCGGCGGCTTGGAGTAGGAGCGGCCGTGCAGCGGCTCGGCCTGCCAGCCATAGTAGTCGTACTCCTCGCAGCGCGCCGGCGCCCAGTGCAGCGCCCCCAGCAGCAGCGCCAGCGCGGCCGTCCGCAcgccccccgccgccgccgccgcccgcatGGCTGCGCCCTCTCCAGGTGCGCGCCGCGCAGCCCCCCGACGCTCGGTGCCCGGCGGCCCAGTTGTTCCGGCGTGCGCCCCCGGCCCTGACTCTacccagccgccgccgccgcggagGTCGCCCAGGTGGGTGGCAGCCTGCGCTGCGGGCGCCCCGACTGATCCTGGCGCCTCCCACCTCGGGGCTCCAGCCCGGGCCTCGCCGTGCGCCCCAGCCAATCTCCGGCCGCCTGGCCCCAGCTCCAAGGCGGGGAGGCAGTGGGGGCGGCCCTCAGCCCCTCCCGCACCCTGCCCGAGCGTCCCGCCCAGCGCCAGGTCTTGCGCCCCTCTCCCGGCTCGGCTCCCCTGCCGCGGCCCTGGCCTCGCCCAGCGTTTCTCCCCAGGGCTCCCTGCCTCCCTGGGCATTTTCCTCGACCCTCGCCTTCTCCATCCTTCCTCCTTATCTCTCTCCGCCACAGCCTCTCCTGTTCCTTTTCTCACTCACTTCACTTGCTTATCTCTCTGCCTTGGCCTTTCTCCCtctgctctgttttctcttccCCGACACCTCGGTTCCTCTTCTCCCTGGTGGGAGGCTCGTGCCACCCCACACCCTGGATCTTCTGGTCCTCCTGGCAGGTCTTCATTGAGCTTGGTGCCAGGCCCCATGCTGGCTGCTGGGGAATCAAAGATGGATATGACCCAGAACCCACCTCCAGGGCCAGGATAGTCTAGTGGGGGTGAAGGTAATCATAGCTTCTATTTGGTGAGCTCTTACTACCTGCCAGGGACGGTGCAAGGTGCAAGGTGCGGTGCAAGGTACGTTCCAAGCTTATCAGCTATTGCTAATGATAGCCAATACTTAGTGGGTGCTAATTGTGTGCCAAGTCTGATCTGAGCACATTGCATAAACTCCCTCAGCTAATTCTCACAATAAGGCTAGATGGtgggtaggtactattattgtcCCCACCTTACAGATAAAGATCCTGCGGCAGAGAGGTTAAGCACAGATtagtgctgggatttgaacccagatagtCTTTTTCGAGAGTCAGAGCCCAGAAACAACCAGGAGGCCTGGATTCTGAGTCTGTAGGCCTAATGACCAAGGGGATAGGGAGTTTCAGAGAAGTGGAGTAACTGGCGCTTGGCCACACAGCTCATATGTGAaggagctaggatttgaatccagatgtTGGGCTACAAAGGCCAGGGCTTAACCACCCTGTGGTAAGATAACTTCCAACCCATGGTAGGGAACacagtgggaggagggggaatTAATGGTGTGTCTGAGCAGGGCACCCAGGCAAGCATCAGAGGGGAGGGGACCTTCAGGAGCCCCATGCTTGGtgtctttctctcctgtctgagTCCTGCCTTTCATTGGCTCTCCCTTGAGAGGAATTTGGACTGGAGGCTTGAAGGGAGGGGAATTCCTTCCTGAGAGCCTAGCCTGACACCTGACCTCCCAGTCTTTGGTGGGGAGGGTACCTTGGGGAGGTGTCTCCTAGGAGGGCGTGGGGAGCTGGGGGCTGGCTCTGCTGGAAGGCAGGAGTACTGGGCACTTTCCCCCTCTGCTCCTCCCCTTAGTCCCACTAATGGATGTTTCCAGGGCTCCTGTCTTCCTCTGGGTCTGTCCTTGCAGTGGTAGTGGAGAGGGGTGAGGGGCCACTCCTTAATATTCACGGAAAATGCATAGAGTACCTACTATCTGCAAGGCATGGGGTAGGGTATGCATGGGGACACAGAGGTGCAAAAGACATGGCTCTGTTCCTTCTGATCTAGTTGTAAGAAAAAGATACaaggcaggcagaggaggcaggagaagcctCATCTCACTGAGCCCCAAGGGTGGGACAAGCTGTGTTTGATGTCCAGGATGACCTAGTGGGGTCCAGGTGGAGTAAACTTTGGCCTtcttttcccctctccctctcccagcccccagcaTGAAGAGGTTATGCAGATGGCCACTCAGAAGGTGAAGGACTGGTCTCTGCAGGGCCAGGCAGTGCAGTGTAGCAATGGTGTGAGAGCCTGGGCTCTGCAGACGATGGAGCCAGGTTCAGATCCTGGCCACAtattagctgtatgaccttgggcaagtacttaacctcatttccttctttgtaaaatggAATTTCTTCAGCAGTTACTATGAGAAGCAAATAAGGTGAATGGAAAGAAAGCCCCCTGCACAGTGCCAACACACAGAATGAACACCTAGGAATGTTAGATCCCCAAGGGACGTGTGACTTTGGGGTAAAAATGTGCtgtgtgggctgggtgcagttgtTCTCGCccgtaaatcccagcactttgggaggctgaggtgagaggatcgcttgagccctggagtttgagaccagcctgggcaacacagcaagactccatctctacaaaaattagaaaagttaactgggtatggtggcatgcgcctgcaatcccagctactctggaggctgaggtgggagaactgcttgagttcaggagttcgaggttacagtgagctgtgattgcaccattgcactccagcctgggcaacagagcaagaccctgtctcaaaaaaagaaagtggtggctgggcatggtggctcatgcctgtaatcccagcactttgggaggccgaggtgggcagatcacctgaggtcaggagtttgagaccagcctggccaacatggtgaaatcctgtctctactaaaaatacaaaacttagccgggcgtggtggtgcgtgcctgtaatcccagctactcaggaggctgaggcaggaaaattgcttgaacccaggaggaggaggttgcagtgagctgagatcatgccactgcactccagcctgggagacagagcaagactccgtctcaaaaaaaaaaaaaaaaaaaagaaagaaagaaagtggtgtGTGTTCTGAAAGCCCTTGGATGCCTTGGTTCTGGCTCTGGTTTGGGGCTCTGAACAGCAGTTCTGCCCCTGCACCCTGACTCTCCCACCCCTCCAGGCTTGGCAGGCTCCTGCCCTCCAGGGGAGGTGTGGCCTTGGGCACTGACAGGGTGTTAGAGCCTCCCAGGTGGTTGTGCAAAGTGCTGCCTCCTTGGGCAGCTGGTCGGCTGTGCTGTTCTTGGCGTCCCAGTACCTGGCCTGGACAGAGCAGGGCTTTGTTTCTACTGGTAGTTATGTAAGAACTGCGCATGACCAGAGAGCTGTGAGTCCATACCTGACAGCTCCGAGGGCTGTAACGGGCAGAGGGGACTGGCTGAAAGCCTCCTGGAAGAGGAGCATGGACACTCTTTACCTGGCAGCTCTGTCCTGGGGACCCCCGGGGGCTCCTGACACGGGACAGGGTGAATGCAAGGAGGGAAACTTGACAGGAACCGAGCCGAGGTGAGGGCTGCACCATGGGGCTGTTGTCAGGGGAGCTCTCTCTCTGTGGCCATTTGACCTGGTTCTGCAGCCTGGGCAGGAGAAGGCTGCTCTCTGATGTAGTGCCCCTTCTTGCTGAGGCCGAACCAGGGCCTAAGCAGCAGGTGGAACACCTGGGCACTGTGCCAGGCATCTGTCCATCTTGGAGCATCCACAGCCTGTCCAGACCTTTCCCCCAGCTGATAAAGGGGACCATTTGttcaaaaaaatgtgtattcGTAGTTTGTTGTGAGCAAAGTTCTATATAAATACCTCTTAGATCAAACTTGCTAATTATGTTATCAAATTCTACattttttcactcttttattgtctatttcaatggttctcaaagtatggtcagTGTTCCCCAGGGGGACCCCGAGACTCTTTCCGGAGGGGTATACAGGGTCAAAACTGTACATAATTCAAATGCCCATTCAAGGTACAAGATAGTCCAATGGATTTTAAGGTAATTGGGTAAGAGAAGCTTATTGATATGGTTTCAGATTCTGCATTACATTTAAGAAACTACACatgtcaggccaggcgcggtggctcatgcctgtattcccagcactttgggagaccgaggtgggtgggttgcttgagcccaggagttttgagaccagcctgggcaacatggtgagactctgtttctactaaaaatacaaaaaaatatccaggcatggtggtgtgtgcctgtggtcccagctattcaggaggctgaggtgggaggatcgacaCTTGAGTGGGGGTTGGGGAGTGGGGTTTGTTGAGgggaggcagtggaggttgcagtgagccaagatcacgccactgcactccagcctgggtgacagagcgacaccttgtctcaagaaaaaaaaaaaaaaaagaaagaaactacacATGTCAGTCTTTGGGGTAGTATCAAAGAAGCATACTCACAATTAACTGAAAAGGCCATCAAAATACTCCTCCCTTTTCCAACTACATTTATGTGTGAGGccaaattttcttcatatacttcaaccaaaacaacatatgGCAACAGACTGAATGCGGAAGCATATATGAGAATCTGCTGGCTTCtgttaagccagacattaaagagatttgcaaaaatgtaaaacaatgtcacTCTTctcactaaaattattttttgttttgaaaaatacaattatttttcataaaaatgtatattaacatataaacatttattattttaaatgcattaatgCATTTAACTTTTTCCTCATTATTAATTCCAAATATGGTGAATAATGATAGGTATAAACCCACGTAAACAAAATCTCTTTGggattctcaattttttttttttttgagaaggagtcttgctctgtcacccaggctggagtgtagtggcgcagtctcacctcactgcaacctctgcctcctgggttcaagcgattctcccacttcagcctcccgagtagctgggattacaggtgcgtgccaccatgaccggctaatttttgtatttttagtagagacgggatttcaccatgttggttggccaggctggtctcaaactcctgacctcaggtgatccacccacctccgcctcccaaactgctgggattacaggtgtgagccaccgtgcccagcctggggtcTCAATTTTTAAGAGTGCAAGGAGGTTCTGAGACCAAAATGTTTGAGAACTGCTGGGCTACTTAATCTGTGCATTTCTGATAGAGGTGTATGAAATCTACTGTGCATATGGGTTTggcaatttttcctttttttaaaatcaatttttgctttatatacctTAATGCTATGTTGTCAGGTGTATAAAAGCTTCATGATTATTATAGCTTCTGGTTGAATTGTAACTTCTATCTGTATGAAatatccttttttgtttcttttaatgccTTAGGCCTTAAGAATAATGATTTCATGAACCAACACTTAAATAGAACCTGCTATGGGCCAGGTATGGATGTGAAAGAGACTTGGTCCTTGTTGGTGTGGAGTACACAGGCACGGGAAGGCAGCGTATGTGGTGCGGCAGGCATAGtctaggctttggagtcagactgacCTGTGCTGAATTCTGAGCACTTCCTAGTGGTGTGTCCTTGGGCCTGTGTATGTTGGaccttgaacctcagtttctttatctataaaatagagttAATAGCATCTATGTACTGGTAGTGCTGGTTGCTGAAGGCTTCCTGAGATAATGAGTGACAGCAGCACCCTGCAGAGTGCCCTGTGTAGTAGCTCTGTGGTCAGTGCTGCAGCAGATCCGCCAGCCAGGAGATCTGCCCTGTTTATGCCTCCTGACAAGGCCCCCAGGAGAGGCAGTGTGGGGCAGTGGGGAGTACACCAAGCTGGGATTCAAAAGATCCTGAGTTACACCTTTTTAATTTACTAGCAAAAGTAATTTAATTACCTTTTAATTTACTGAGACCCTGAgtctcagttgcctcatctgtgcGGTGGGGGGGACCACATTGCCCTGCATTCTCTGTGGGTTTATCTTGAGGATCCAATGAGATAATGGAAGGGGCTTGGGATGATGATGGAGGTGGGGCTGAGGAATGGAAGGAGGCCCCCAGGGTCGCTGTTGCCTCCCCTGTCCCGGGCTATGAGGAGGCCTTGCCAGGACAGGCTTGCTTGGGCCCCCAGGAGGGCTGGGATGACTGAAGTggtaagacagggtcttgtcatTATTTCAGACTCCTGGAATTGtctgccccctttttttttttcctttttgagatggagtttcgctatgttaccagactggagtgcagtggctcaatctcggctcaccgcaacctctgcctcctgggttcaagcgatcctcctgcctcagcctcctgagtagctgggactacaggcgcgtgccaccacgcccaactaatttttgtatttttagtagagatggggtttcaccatgttggccaggatggtcttgatctcttgacctcatgatccgcccacctcggcctcccgaagtgctgggattacaggtgtgagccaccgcgcccggccagttgtCTGCCTTTTACAATCCCAGTGCTCCTCTGCTAGGGTGGTGTCTTCATAGCAGCTGTCATTAAGTGCCCATTAAAAAACTGGGGTGAGTGGTCTAATTAATGAAACTATCAGTGCTGGCAGGCACCTACTGTCCCCAAGCATCACCCTCCTGGTCCCCCACCATTTTCTataaaaggaaactaaaaattGGCCTTCCTGAGCCCGCAGTCTAGAGCTCTTCCTACCATACCTCCAGTTGTTTTACTTTCCTGCATTTTAGCTTTTGTCGGTTGCAAAGTCTGTCCCAGAGGCCCCCAGCTGTGCAGGGCCTCCCTGCTGAGCAGCCTGTGCTCTGGTTGGCAGTTCAGGCAGGCCTGCTCAGCATCGCTGGGTAGGCTGGTTACAGAGGGGCTTGAGCGAGACTTACTGGCAACTGAATCAACTGACGAGGGGGGCCAGCCTCGGTCCTCCCTTCCATGAGCCTAGCCACTGAGAGGCTCTCCGACTTGTCCTGATCTCACATGGCTTGAGGAACAAAAGCAGAGGCGAGGCTTCTTTTGGGCCTGGGGCTGAGTCCAGCTCAAAGTGTGCCCGTCTGAAGCATGAAGGCAGGTGGGATGGGATGAGCACTGCTGGCATTCTCTAGTTGGGGCTATGAATGGAGAGAAGGCTGAATACtgctctcctcttctgcctgggtTCCCAGCGCACCTGGAGTCCCTGGGCTGTGGCCAGTTGGCAACACTGGTTAGAAGCACATTGGAGAGGCTGTCTAAGGTTTTGGTTCAGAGCGTGAACTCTGGGGCCAGACTGGGTTCTGATTTTAGCAATGccacatgaccttgggcaagttatttaacctctttgtgctccagtttcctcatctgtaaaatggggatattaataacaataatttctTAGAGAATTGTTGAGGTtagagttaattttaaaaattgtttaggaCAGTGAACAGTAAGCACTGTTTAATTGTTAGTTAATATTATTGAATGTGGGCATGACAGTGGTCTTTAGAGACCATCGCCAAATCCTGTAGCTCTTCACTCCCAGTTTCTCTGATATCCCCCAGCGTTCTCCCTCCTTTTGCTCTCCGCACATCCTCCCTGCTCCCTCTGCAGTCTCAGTTTTCCACTCTGCAAGAGCCAACAAGATCATTTCAAACTGCAAACCTGATGGTCTCACCCTCCAGCTCAAGCCCCTCAGTGGCTCTTACTGTTCTTCGGGTAAAGTTCTTACCCAGGCTCTGGGTAAAGCTCTTACCCAAGGCCAGGTCCCCTTGCTGGGCACTGTCTGGAAGCGTGAAGCTCCCTTTGCATATATAATGACACTGGTCATTATATAACTGTGTTTATTTTATCAACGTCCTGGCTTCTCACTGGACTGAGAGATCCACAAGGGTATGCCCTCATCTTGTTCATCTCAGTTGCTCCCAGACCCCTGTCAATCACATAATGGGTGCTCCATAAATGTGtggtgaatgaatgactgaacgGATGGATGAATAGTCGGTGGGAGGAAGTAGTAGAAGGAAGGAATCTTTGGAGCCAGATGGGCTCAGGCTGGAGCCCAGAACCTTTTTCAGGACCTGTTGGAATTCTTGAGAGGCCCAAGGAAGATCAGGAAAATTCTAGCAGGGAGCTGGTGAGgaccgagtggagtggagtgatatGTCAGTTGCGGTGCTTGCTGCCAACTGGGGAGTGATGGACATGCTCCCTAAGTGTGGGTCggcctctctttctccttcctttcatgaATACTTGTTTAGGGCCTACTAGGTGCTTGGTATTATGTTCCCTGCTCTCCcgtatattatttcatttcatcatccGGATAGTACTGTGAGGGAggcattattatccccatgttatatgagaaaattgaggttcagagagggtcagcaacttgcccagagtcacacagccaaGAAGCAGCAGagtcaggacttgaacccaggacttccTCCTGTGGATATGAGAAGTGACTGGGGGTAATGCCACTCTGTTGAACACTGACCCAAACTGGCATGCTGGGGAAGGCAGCCCTAGGGGAGCAGACCCTTCCGTGATAATCAAGTCACCGAGGTTGCAGCAGGTTTGACCCAGTTGGCTGGGTTGTTGCCTTTAGGGAGCTCACTGTCTAGAGGTAGAGGGGGAGCCAGCTGATATACAAATACGCAAATAGCTTATCATTGCAACTAGGGTGACTTCCTGGGAGATGGGTGGAGAGGCGCCCCAGGGCCTGCTCTTTGTGGGAGCTGGAAAGAGCACCAGATGCAGAGTGAGAGCTGCCTATGCGTATTAGGCTTTGCCTCTACCACTTCTGGGCTGTGGGAACTCAGGCACATGaatccctgtgcctcagtttcctcatctgcaaaacagggaCAGGAAGAActtctttgtagatttttttggaagattaaatgagaggtACTTGAAAGTGCTTAAAACTGCTAGTGTTAAGTATTCAAAGGGTTTTGTACAATCACAAGAGGTGGGCGGCATGGCCTCCCCACCGCTTTGCCTTGGCTATGGCTATGTGGGGCCCTTGGGACCCCAGATTTATAAAATGTTGCAGCTGAAAACTCTCCTATATTCTCCTGACCACCCAGGGGCTGTGAAGGCAGTACTAAAGGTTCATAAATGATTCTCCATGTTTCCCCAAATCAACACAGAAGGGTTCATTTGCTGTAAACAAAACAGCAGACTTCTTTGCTTTTGGCTGAATTACAGCTCTCAGGATGGAACTCCTCTCATGCTGAACAGAAGTCGGCTGGCAGTCCCTGCATCTCTGATTAATATAAAAAACAGAGGCTGGGAGGGGGAACTGACTTGCCGGCACGGGACAATAGGTCAGAGAGGCTTCAGGCTACTTTGTGCTGGGCGCCAGGGGAGGAAGTGAGGAACCCCCAGGGAGGACCCTGGGGGCAGGATTGTGGAGGGGAAATCCAGGGCAGGAGTGttaggggtgggggcaggagtgaCAGGGAATCCTGGGCAGACAATGGCCTCCTTAAGGAGAGGGTGAGGGTATGGAGAAGCGGCATGGCCACAGCTAGTGAGGGTGAGGAAGTAGCGGACTGATGCTCTTCCCCCTAACCCCGGCCAATGGAGCAATTGTCCTCTGCTGGGAGggagctgggcctgggcctgggaacAGCTGGGTGCCTGCCCTTAGGGCCACCGAGGTGGTCCTGGCCTCCTTGCCTGGTCCCAGAATAGCTCCTCTGTGCAGGCTGCTGATCCTTCAGGCCCCAGCAGGGGTTACCCAGTCCTACTTCTTCCAGTTGGCAGTTTGGGGTATGGATGCCCACCCAAGGCTCTCTGAAGAGGGGCCCCCACTTCCCTTCTGCCCACTTCTGGGAAACCTGAGCCCTGTTTAGGCTGGTCGCTGAGGCCTGGGCTCAGCCCACTTCCTGGAGCTGTCTGTTTCCAGCTCTACCCTGCTGCCCTGTGGCCGGCTGGCTTGGCTTTTGGGTCTCAGCTGCTTTACCTGTAAAGTGAGAGAGTTGAGCTATGAACAGCAGTGCCTCTCCCCCAGTGGATAGCCTGTCCGGCCTGGGGTGGGGCATGGGCTCAGTCCTCAGGACCCCTGGGGCTGGCACTCAGGGGAAGGGCCAGGGCTGCTAACTTCCTGCTGGGTTCAGCACAGCCCTGCAGGATCAAGAACTGCCATGCCCCAAGAGCCGATAGAGCCCCTGTTGAGATGCACTGCTAGATCGATgcttttcactcttgttgtttTTAGGGTAGCGCCATCCTGTTTTCAAACGATGTGGCTTGTGGGAACTCGACAGATAAAACAGATGAAAGGGGCAAGTATGGTTAGGGCTGGTGGGGGGCCCAGTGGGAACCCTCCCTAGGCCCTCATCCGGGCCTCTCTGCAGCTGGCTGTGCCCTGTGTGCGCGGTTCTGGGTGTTCTGTTCTGATTGATGGGGCATCTGCTGAAACTGGCAATGTCCGTGCTGTACCAGTTGTTACTCCTACCCTGGCATATGCCGCAgggttttgtctttttgtttaatCTAAGAGATAGGATGGGCAGACAGGGTTTGGAGATTAACTTCCTGTGGCTGTGAATTGTCCTTGGTCTCCTGGGCCAAGGCTTGACCAGGCTGGCTGAGACCAGGCTGCTGACATGGGCACACCCCCCAgccaggagaggagaggggtTCCCAAACTTTATATTGCAAAGCAATCACTATAGAAGCTGattaaagtatatatttagaTTGCGGGGCCACTGCACATATTCCAGTTCAACACCTGTGACTCCCAGGCAATTTTGAGGCAGTGGGCTGCAGACCAGGATGGGAAGTGCTAGCCTCCCAGGGGGCTGTGCCTGCTCCTTGTTCCACCGctgcctccccctgccccagccgGCCACAGCCTCCCTCCAGGGCCCTGCTGGTGGGCCTCCTTCAGGCTGAAATGAGAACTCTTTCCTTCTGGAAGCTGCACACAACCTGGCATCCCCTCCACAGTCCTTTTCCCTGTCCCCCTCTGTGTGGGGTAAGTAGTTGGGTTCACAGCCACCTTATCTGCTCCAGCGCCCAGCTCAGGGCTATGATTAATGATGGTGTCGGCAGACATTAGTGTGCCCAGGCCCTAGGCTAAGTGCCTTATCATCTCATTTAAACCTCTTGACAATGCTATGAGACGGGTGTTATTATTATCACCCTCCCCCactccatttacagatgagaactcAGAGGtgattgagtaacttgcccaatgtcacagAGTGGGGAGTCTCCCAGGTAGATCTGACTCGACTTCACACATGCTGGGTACTGGGAGGGCAGCCAGCCCTGGCCTCTGTCTGGGTTTTCATAATCACCCTTCAATGAGTCTGGCatggtactattattattattttgagtcaaggtctcactctgtcgcccaggctggagtgcagcagcacgatcacTGCTCACTATAGCTtcgagctcctgggttcaagtgatcctcctgcctcagcctcccaagtagctggcacagcaagcacacgccaccatgccctgctaagttttcctattttttgtagagacgaggtctcactatgttgtccaggtt comes from the Pan troglodytes isolate AG18354 chromosome 8, NHGRI_mPanTro3-v2.0_pri, whole genome shotgun sequence genome and includes:
- the SFRP5 gene encoding secreted frizzled-related protein 5 yields the protein MRAAAAAGGVRTAALALLLGALHWAPARCEEYDYYGWQAEPLHGRSYSKPPQCLDIPADLPLCHTVGYKRMRLPNLLEHESLAEVKQQASSWLPLLAKRCHSDTQVFLCSLFAPVCLDRPIYPCRSLCEAVRAGCAPLMEAYGFPWPEMLHCHKFPLDNDLCIAVQFGHLPATAPPVTKICAQCEMEHSADGLMEQMCSSDFVVKMRIKEIKIENGDRKLIGAQKKKKLLKPGPLKRKDTKRLVLHMKNGAGCPCPQLDSLAGSFLVMGRKVDGQLLLMAVYRWDKKNKEMKFAVKFMFSYPCSLYYPFFYGAAEPH